The Sesamum indicum cultivar Zhongzhi No. 13 linkage group LG6, S_indicum_v1.0, whole genome shotgun sequence genome has a segment encoding these proteins:
- the LOC105163869 gene encoding LOB domain-containing protein 15-like gives MSRERERFDEIGKKLKTEIDAASSLNMGRRHMLGPPGSLNTITPCAACKLLRRRCAEECPFSPYFSPHEPQKFAAVHKVFGASNVSKMLMEVPAPQRADAANSLVYEANVRLRDPVYGCMGAILALQQQVQTLQAELNAVRAEILRYRYREAANSIIASTNAALAVSVAELPQAPPTPTPSPPAPVPPPPTPPPPPSVVVSSTSSTPSLYTSTSSAASYSSISNNHIPYFD, from the exons ATGTCCCGAGAAAG GGAAAGGTTTGATGAGATTGGGAAGAAGCTGAAGACAGAAATCGACGCCGCGTCGTCGTTGAATATGGGAAGGAGACATATGTTGGGCCCTCCAGGAAGCTTGAACACAATCACCCCTTGTGCAGCCTGTAAGCTCTTGAGAAGAAGATGTGCCGAAGAATGCCCCTTTTCCCCTTACTTCTCCCCTCACGAACCCCAGAAATTCGCTGCTGTTCACAAAGTCTTTGGTGCTAGCAACGTTTCCAAGATGCTCATG GAGGTACCAGCGCCACAAAGAGCAGATGCTGCAAACAGTTTGGTCTATGAAGCAAATGTGAGGCTTAGAGATCCGGTTTATGGCTGCATGGGGGCGATTTTGGCGTTGCAGCAACAGGTTCAAACTTTGCAGGCTGAGCTCAATGCAGTAAGGGCTGAGATATTGAGGTATCGGTATAGGGAAGCTGCAAATTCTATAATTGCTTCTACTAATGCAGCATTAGCTGTTTCCGTGGCTGAGCTGCCGCAAGCTCCGCCCACTCCCACCCCTTCTCCGCCTGCTCCAGTGCCGCCTCCACcaacaccaccaccaccaccttctGTTGTTGTTTCGTCGACTTCTTCGACTCCCTCTCTGTATACATCCACTTCTAGTGCAGCTAGCTACAGCAGCATTTCTAATAACCATATACCATactttgattaa